In the Gossypium arboreum isolate Shixiya-1 chromosome 10, ASM2569848v2, whole genome shotgun sequence genome, one interval contains:
- the LOC108488229 gene encoding uncharacterized protein LOC108488229, translating into MAGLLEIHDKDGHPEHKLKLERSEVPFICGGCKELGFGLRYQCPNMECDYILHHECGLGLGYGRPPTQKFFKKCDFQFHRQNPLPGTRICDICALDIRGFLYQCSHGDNDLHPHCASLPLTFTLPGSNQVIKLREKIESRCLKCQRKERASGKVQGLSYVSSDGMLCYHVACLKEACLDNWTMGYFQLDALANEERKMLALQNLAPNQEIRLRAGQSANAMRGIRLLITFLKLVVSAILGEPFTLVSTLFQFSQN; encoded by the coding sequence ATGGCAGGATTGCTAGAGATACATGATAAAGATGGTCACCCAGAGCATAAGCTTAAGTTGGAAAGGAGTGAAGTTCCTTTCATTTGTGGTGGGTGCAAAGAGCTAGGATTTGGACTTCGCTACCAATGTCCCAACATGGAGTGCGATTACATCCTTCATCACGAATGCGGATTGGGGCTCGGATACGGACGTCCACCGACTcagaaatttttcaaaaaatgtgACTTCCAATTTCACAGACAAAATCCATTACCAGGGACAAGAATTTGCGACATTTGTGCCTTGGACATACGAGGATTTTTGTACCAATGCTCCCATGGAGATAATGATTTACATCCCCATTGTGCGAGCCTTCCTTTGACTTTTACCCTTCCGGGTTCCAACCAAGTAATCAAACTTCGCGAAAAGATAGAATCAAGATGCTTGAAATGTCAAAGAAAGGAAAGAGCATCAGGCAAAGTCCAGGGTTTGTCCTATGTTTCCTCAGATGGTATGCTATGTTATCATGTGGCATGTCTGAAAGAAGCATGTCTTGACAATTGGACAATGGGTTATTTTCAACTTGATGCTCTCGCTAACGAGGAAAGAAAAATGCTTGCACTGCAAAATCTTGCTCCAAACCAAGAGATTCGCCTAAGAGCGGGGCAAAGCGCGAATGCAATGAGGGGTATCAGATTGCTGATCACATTTCTCAAGCTGGTCGTTTCTGCTATACTTGGAGAGCCATTTACTTTAGTTTCCACGTTATTTCAATTTTCTCAGAACTAG